A window of the Deinococcus fonticola genome harbors these coding sequences:
- a CDS encoding DUF4391 domain-containing protein has translation MTHHAPPPASPAPDAVLTALALPAQALADQRIPKTLLLEHGTPTSADKRLIEASVAELRWNAALRPDTVAIPAHDTATHAYPEVQVMTLTRRALKPDSAGATRLRELIHRAIPYPLLLLDADQESTWLSLAPKRRSQAQEGAVVLEHDLQAVPLLPGPFLAPLLAQLPPSVRPFADLYHLYAHWQAALLSWQIAAMTGQFRLYPQPDPLRQPVQDYARLERELAALRRNAGREKSLARRAELNLKARAVAAQQEEVRQLLLNWPTG, from the coding sequence ATGACCCACCATGCCCCGCCCCCTGCCAGCCCAGCCCCCGACGCCGTGCTGACCGCCCTGGCCCTGCCCGCACAGGCCCTGGCCGACCAGCGCATTCCCAAAACGCTGCTGCTGGAACACGGCACGCCCACCAGTGCCGACAAACGACTGATAGAAGCCAGCGTGGCCGAACTGCGCTGGAATGCGGCGCTGCGCCCGGACACGGTGGCGATTCCGGCCCACGACACCGCCACGCACGCCTACCCCGAGGTGCAGGTCATGACCCTGACCCGCCGCGCCCTGAAACCCGACAGCGCCGGGGCGACCCGCTTGCGCGAACTGATTCACCGGGCCATTCCGTACCCGCTGCTGCTACTGGATGCAGACCAAGAAAGCACCTGGCTCAGCCTGGCCCCCAAGCGCCGCTCTCAGGCTCAGGAAGGGGCGGTGGTGCTGGAACATGACTTGCAGGCCGTGCCGCTGCTGCCCGGCCCCTTCCTGGCCCCCCTGCTGGCCCAGTTGCCCCCCAGCGTGCGCCCCTTCGCCGACCTGTACCACCTGTACGCCCACTGGCAGGCCGCCCTGCTGTCCTGGCAGATTGCCGCCATGACCGGGCAATTCCGGCTGTACCCGCAGCCTGACCCCCTGCGGCAGCCCGTGCAGGACTACGCCCGGCTGGAACGCGAACTCGCTGCCCTACGCCGCAACGCTGGCCGTGAAAAGTCACTGGCCCGCCGCGCCGAACTGAACCTGAAGGCCAGGGCAGTGGCCGCGCAGCAGGAAGAGGTGCGGCAGTTGTTGCTGAACTGGCCCACCGGGTGA
- a CDS encoding site-specific DNA-methyltransferase, with product MQHLTPDHPETQSQDGLAQNLTLLHDLFPEAFSEGRLNFDVLKQLLGDQIDDQPEKYGLTWNGKARARRHALTPTRATLRPDPASSVDWDSTQNLMIEGDNLEVLKLLQRSYAGKVKLIYIDPPYNTGKDFVYPDDYTDSLKNYQELTGQLEEGRRVSSNTESSGRFHTDWLNMMYPRLKLARELLRDDGVIFVSIDDSEVGNLKRVLDEVLGEENLMAIVSRPTGTPTGGGFDGFVNELDYILIYSKSGLTQIKGTEFDESDSVIYDREDEKGRYLIRSLRRTGGEDRREDRPTMYYGLSSPDGTIIYPISPTGYESRWICGEERYKEMERLGLIEWQKSQGVWKVYQKFYLEGRLKQPSNLWTKIEGNKKATRDVRDIFNGEKVFDFPKPVGLMTHIIQITGSSQDDIILDFFAGSGTTGHAVMAQNAADGGNRQFILVQLPEPLDPAKAEQKTAADFCDSLGVPRNIAELTKERLRRAGAKVKAENPMFAGDTGFRVFKLDSSNVAAWDGDAARQDVQAALLSAEDNIKAGRTDRDVLYEVLLKLGLPLTTPIEERTIAGLKVQLVGGGALVACLERRIAAAQVQELGQGMADWLTAENPAGEAHVLFLDSAFENDNAKLNLSKYLTQRAEVLGRNWVVRSL from the coding sequence ATGCAACACCTGACCCCCGACCACCCCGAAACGCAAAGCCAGGACGGTCTCGCGCAGAACCTGACCCTCCTACACGACCTGTTCCCCGAAGCCTTCAGCGAAGGGCGACTGAACTTTGATGTCCTGAAACAACTTCTGGGCGACCAGATAGACGACCAGCCCGAAAAGTACGGCCTGACCTGGAACGGCAAGGCCCGCGCCCGCCGCCACGCCCTGACCCCCACCCGCGCCACCCTGCGGCCCGACCCCGCCAGCAGCGTGGACTGGGACAGCACCCAGAACCTGATGATTGAGGGCGACAACCTGGAAGTGCTGAAGCTGCTCCAGCGCAGCTACGCGGGCAAGGTGAAGCTGATTTACATAGACCCGCCGTACAACACGGGCAAGGACTTTGTGTACCCCGACGACTACACCGACAGCCTGAAGAACTATCAGGAGTTGACGGGGCAGCTAGAGGAAGGCCGCCGGGTGAGCAGCAACACGGAAAGCAGCGGCAGGTTTCATACCGACTGGCTGAACATGATGTACCCCCGGTTGAAACTGGCGCGGGAATTGTTGAGAGATGACGGCGTAATTTTTGTCAGTATTGACGATTCGGAAGTAGGAAACTTGAAACGTGTTTTAGATGAAGTTCTAGGAGAAGAGAACCTAATGGCGATTGTCTCCCGACCTACTGGAACACCTACCGGGGGTGGATTTGATGGATTTGTTAATGAACTTGATTATATTCTAATTTATTCAAAGTCTGGCCTGACACAAATCAAAGGAACCGAATTTGATGAATCCGATTCTGTCATCTATGATAGGGAAGATGAAAAAGGTAGATATTTAATTCGCTCATTAAGAAGAACGGGTGGCGAGGATAGGCGTGAAGATAGGCCTACTATGTATTATGGCCTATCTTCCCCTGACGGAACAATTATCTATCCTATTTCTCCTACCGGGTATGAGAGTCGCTGGATTTGTGGTGAAGAACGGTATAAAGAGATGGAGCGCTTGGGGTTAATTGAATGGCAGAAATCCCAGGGAGTATGGAAGGTTTATCAGAAGTTCTATCTAGAAGGTAGGCTAAAGCAGCCTTCAAATTTATGGACAAAGATTGAGGGTAATAAAAAAGCGACGCGAGACGTTAGAGATATTTTCAATGGCGAAAAAGTATTTGATTTTCCTAAGCCTGTGGGATTAATGACACATATCATACAGATAACTGGGAGTTCGCAAGACGACATCATCCTTGACTTCTTTGCTGGCTCTGGCACCACGGGCCACGCGGTTATGGCTCAGAATGCCGCCGACGGGGGCAACCGTCAGTTCATTCTGGTGCAACTGCCCGAGCCGTTAGACCCCGCCAAGGCCGAGCAGAAAACCGCCGCCGACTTCTGCGACTCGCTGGGCGTGCCGCGTAACATTGCCGAACTGACCAAGGAACGCCTGCGCCGGGCGGGGGCCAAGGTGAAGGCCGAGAATCCCATGTTCGCGGGGGATACGGGCTTTCGGGTGTTCAAGCTGGACAGCAGCAACGTGGCGGCGTGGGACGGTGACGCGGCGCGTCAGGACGTTCAAGCGGCCTTGCTCAGCGCCGAGGACAACATCAAGGCGGGGCGCACCGACAGGGACGTGCTGTACGAAGTGTTGCTCAAGCTGGGGCTGCCCCTGACCACGCCTATAGAGGAACGCACCATAGCGGGCCTGAAGGTGCAACTGGTGGGCGGCGGGGCGCTGGTGGCGTGCCTGGAGCGCCGTATTGCCGCCGCGCAGGTGCAGGAGCTGGGCCAGGGCATGGCCGACTGGCTCACCGCCGAGAACCCGGCGGGCGAGGCGCACGTGCTCTTTCTGGACAGTGCCTTTGAAAATGACAATGCCAAGCTGAACCTCAGCAAGTACCTGACCCAGCGGGCCGAGGTGCTGGGCCGCAACTGGGTGGTGCGTTCGTTGTGA